Part of the Lotus japonicus ecotype B-129 chromosome 6, LjGifu_v1.2 genome, GAAAATATTCTTGCTAATAATATGGTTACAGACATGGTtacaacattacaaacatgaatcatattatcaatcttctgttatgtctgttaaatcaaagttggtaataacacaaggaccaatccaaacagTGTGTTCAGCCATAAATCTATCCAAACGCTCTTTATACGGTTTACACCATTCGGACTCGGGTTCTTCAACGTTGTATTCCCATTGGggagcaattggcggcataggatgtccagACACCAACTTCAGCTACATTTAAGAGTATAGTAGTAAAATTAGATATATTTCAATATAAATTGTTTAACGTGACAAGAGAGTgtattaataaaaaagaagatatgtatttaattgaggatatacctgtacaaagtgattgGTCACATGACCAATAGCTATGACAGGATGTTCTAACGGTGGGGCGCCTCCTCTCATCGGAAGGTAAGTGTAACTAGATTTTAACGAGATGGAGATGAAAACCACCCGAAACCGGTTAGCAATAAGGTACCCCATCTCCGGTAGATGCATCCATCTGGCTTTAGTGGCTCTACCATCAGGAGGGAGAGTGAGACGATTGTGCATGGCTTGTACCACATCATAACCCCACATGCGTGTATAGTGTTTCTCATAGAGTGTGAGTTCTACAATCAGCTCTTCCCTAACCCGAGGCCAACCGTCCTGACCGTTCTGAAGGTCCAGCAATGCAGCGACGGCTCTGTATCCACAATTACCATCCCCGACAACATCTATCACTTCATGTATATATGGCCATAAAAAAGATGACAACTCCGGTAAGTAGATTTTGGAGCCGGTGGCCGTCATAGCCATCTTGTTCTTTGACTTAGGAGCTTGCGATGTtggagttgttttaggagttttgGTGAGCCTAGGTTTCCTCTTGCTAGCTTTCGATTCTTGTTCTTTGGTCTGATTGTCAACATGTTCCCAATGTGAAAGGTCACGCTGGGTGGATCCTATTGATTGACCTCTGGGAGGTTTGGTTTTCCTCTCCTTGGACGATTGATTGTGCTTTATCTTCACTTCAGGAGGACACAATGAACTGATTTGAGGACAATAAAGCTCTTTAAGCTTCCTTCTCAGCATACTTTGGCCCGCATCATCCAAGGTATTGAAATGAGCCCACAAAGCCTCAATCTCTAGCGGCATGCATCCACTGTTTGAGGTTTGACTCTCCACAACAGGCACTTGTTCCCAAGAAAgtatcttccagaatggatcaACTGCTGCATACGGAATTGAGGCAATACTCTGAAGTGCACaagcgcaaggtagtccatgagtgacTTTCATCACGCAACCGCATTTCTCACCATGACCCCAAAATCTGTTTTGTTCATCATACATTAGGTGAAGTGCATGTTTAGCAACGAATCCTCTCATATTCTTATACATTGGAGACTTGAAACGGTGCTCTACAATGttaatactgcgctcaaacgatgcttgtATTGCATTGTGGCGTACAATGGTCAACCTATCAATTGCTTCCCATGAATCGCACAGGTTACCCTTGCCATTCCTAAGCATCTTCTTCAAGCTTGCATGTGCACTTTCAGCCCTGCATACAAACATGAAGCTAGTCTATCAAGCCTATCAAATGCatacaaaaaatgaaacaagcctatcaaatgaatcaattctatcaaatgaaacaagtctatcaaatgcatacaaaaaatgaaacaagcctATTAAATGAATCAATTCTATCAAATGAAGCAAGTCTATCAAGATTGCATGTGCGtagtacctgttacttgttgtcgtTCCAAAATGCTTCACTCTGTTTGTCCATGCCTTCacaaatttctccttgtgaaCCAACCAAGTGTCATAAATGTACGATGTGAACCTTGGATGATccttacacatatcacacatgtCGCTCCATTCCTCCTCAAATTGTGTAGTTGTTTCCGCATATACCACTTCATTCCACTTTTGCATCACTAAGGCTTTAAAATCCGTTGTGTCAACCCACAATTTGCACTTTGCCTCaacattcttgtttatgtggaaTAGGCATAGTAAATGGGTAGCCTCAGGAAAAATATTCCGAACAGCACTGAGTAAAGCCAATTCCCTATCAGTCACAATCACTCCAGGTAATCGGGCAGGGTCAGCAAGTAGAGATTTCATGCACTCCAAGGCCCAAACATAGTCAGGTGTGCGCTCACGAGTCATGTAGCAAAATGCAATGGAGTAAGTCAGACCAGTAGAAGTGAGGCCAACCATTTCAAGCAATGGAATTTgaaatttgtttgtcttgtatgtgcaatccatgattACCACGtgagggaatgtgttgaagagtTTAATAGCATTAGGATGAGCCCAGAAAAGTTCCATAATGACACCCGAATCTTcttcatgtctttcaaagtgaacATAGTTGGCTTCTGCCAACTTCTTCAGCAAATATTGCATCTCTGTAAGTGGCCCGCGGTCTAATTCTTTAACTTTTTTGATGCGATTATACACTTGAGTGATGGTAGACAAGTTACCCGGATTATTTTCCTTCAAAGTGGCCAACATGTGTCTCGGTGGGACCCAATTGTTATTCATGCTGTCGACTTgaaccttctcttcttctgttaGTCGACCAGCATAGGAATGGCCAACCAAAGATccagctggttcatggttgtgtaccCCTTCCAACACTTTCAGCCACCAATTTTTATCACCCTCCGTAGGTCGTCCTTTAAGTTTAAAAGGACAATCACATTTTTGTGATCCGGTGGAGTTGTACTTGAAGGACTTAGGGTCCTTTTACGGGATGTACACACCATGCTTCGAGCACCGCAGAACAATATACATATTTCCACATTTTCTGGAATAATCAGACCTTCCAGTCACAATCGCATATCCATTGTCCTTCCCAACATTCTTAGCCCATTGTTTAAGGTCATCAACAGTTTCAAATATCTGTACAGTGGTAacatatcattttaaaattagtaatcaattcaagcatcaCTAAACAATAATGTCATTATGGTATACGCAATGAATACCTGATCGGTCGACCATAAATGAGTGGTATCCACACTTATAGGCTGAACATTATCTTGTTGTTGAAGCAACATTCCTTCACTGACATCATTATCTTGTTTTAGAAGCAGCATTTCATCATCATAGAAAAATGTGCTCGTCATACTGCCTGCATAAACCAATCTGCCACTGGTTAACAGTCCGTATAATGAACATTCGTACTAATCCGAGACTATAACTCTCGTACTAATCCGAGACTATAACTTTCGTATTAATTCGAGACTTGAACATTCGGATTTATGTCGGGGCAGAAAAGTtgaagtgatggtggtggcaaaaaatgaagagaaatttaAATGGTAGAAAATATAAACAAACGTATATTATTGGCAAATTATAATGGATGCAATGATACATACCAAGGTGGTGCTGGTTGAtgaaggttgttgttggtggtgcatgaaggttgttgttggtggtgcaatgatggtggtgggggGTTGAGGGGTAGTAAGAAAAGAGGAAGTGAGGGAGTGAGGGTGATCAGAAGTGAAATGTAATGGGGGGTGGTTTGGTGGTTGAGGAGTTTATGCAGGCCATAATGGTGGTGAGGTAGGTGAAGCTATGGAGTAATGGTGCTGAAAAAGGTGGTAGAATCTGTCAGAGGTGTCCGGAAGTTGAAGTTTCATACTAATCCGGAAGTTGAAGTTTCATACTGATCTGAAGGTTGAAGTTTCGGATTATATCTTGAAGATTAAACTTCATTACAAGGGTTTGTGTTGTTGAGTGCCAGGTTTTGGTTTCCATTACAAGGGTCGATTATTAGGGTTGGTTATAAAAgttattgatttttaaaattattagggttgattataaaagtgaaaaagaaaaaaaaaatgttaaagtgaAGATAAAGCTCACAAAttattagggtttagggtaaaagtgaaaaataaaaaaaaaatatacgttAAAGTGAAGATAAAACTCATACTAATCCGAAATAGTAGTGCAAAATACATAGTCCCCTAATATCATAATAGTAATGTCAACAAAATGCTCATACAACTAATGTCCCCTACTGTCCCCTACCCCGACGACCTCCCCTACCCCTACGACCTCCCCTGGCTCCTGCCCTGCCGCCCTCCCGGCCACCTGCTCGGCCACCTGCTCGGCCGCCGGCTCGGCCACCTACTCGGCCACCTGCTCCCAGACCTCCTCTCCCAGCAGCGTAAGCAATGCCCTGTGTCCCAGCCAAGTCCTGGAGGATGCGAAGTGCTCTCTCCGTTAAAGCGCGGGCCTGTGTGCCTGGCAGCAAAGCATCATCCACCTCAAGTGACAACTCAAGGACTTCTAAAGCCCTACGCAAAGCAGCCtgaaagtaaataataaaaaaaacgctGTTAGTAAATCACATACAGAAAACCACAAGTGcataaagaaaatagaaataaaatttaaaatttaccaCGGCACTGAGATCAATCCTCCTCTCATCCGGTATGATGAAACAATGAGACACTCTAGCGTACCAATCCATGTAACCGCCCACAGCCTGTCCCTCCTCTATAGCAGGGTCGCCCTCAGGGAACAAGTACTGCACATAACCTGCGAATGCCGCATCAACAGCCTCAGCTGCGGGAGATCTATCCATCTCACTAGGGTGGCGCGGGATCGTCTGTATATACCCAAACTGTCGCATGACCCGCTCCGGAAGATGAGGTCGCACAGCAGGGGGATAGGGACACCGAATGTAGCCTGAGAACAAAGCCCTCTCATCCCGCTGTCGCCATTCCCTGTGGGCCTCATATGGAGTCCAAGTGACGTCGTCGGCCGTCAACTCATCAAGTAGTACTCGCCTCTCGTCAAGCCTAGCATGCCCCGACCGTGACTCTGTCCACCTACGAGCTCTGGGCTGGTCCTCTGTGTAAGCCGGGTTCGCATACCGGCGAACGAGCCTGTCTGGAAAGTGCTCAAAGACCCAGGCCATCAACAGGGAAGTGTAACCGGCCAACTGTTTGACCCCGCTGCGAGAAGACTGTCcaagctggtcgtacaacgtGGCAAGGGCCATGGCGCCCCACGCGAACTCCGACACCCGCTCAAGATCCTGTAGCATGCCTATCCAACGGGCGGAGAATGAGTGCCCCCCACTCTTGTCGGCGAACAATGTCGCGCCAACAAGATGCATCAGGTACATCCTGGCTGCATGCTCGTACCGCCCCTCTACATTACAATGTAATACCAATTATGattaagtaaatataaataatagttGGAAAAAGTTCAGATAATGAATGAAACAAACCTGCAACAGCTTTCGGGTAAAGGTCTCGCAAGAAGCTGAACCTCATAGTCGGACCCCTAAGCTTATCAAACTCAGCCATGTACAAATCTGCATCCCCCCCTAACAGCAAAGCGCAGGTCTCTGCCACATCATATCTCGAGGCCACTCCTGGAGTGTAGAATCTCCCACCAACCGGGATGTGAAGAAGAGCGGAGACGTCGTCAAGGGTGACAGTCATCTCCCCAAATGGCATGTGGAAACTACTAGTCTCCTCGTGCCACCTCTCCACAAGGGCCGATATAAGCCCTGGATCCGTCTCTACATAGCTGCACCTGACCAGTGGATACAGTCCGCTCCTCTCCACAATCAAGCGGACCTCCCTGTAATTGTCCCCCTCACACGTCATCAGCCCGAGCTTCGTACCAGCAGTGGCAAGCCTCAAATCACCTCGCTCAGAATAACGAGGGTCAGTGGTGCCTAGTAGGGTATGCCACGTCCACGGCGCTATGTGATCCGGGTAATGCTGCAGAAGTGACAACTCAACCGGCCCACCAGGAAACGGTGGATCTCTCTGGAGCGGCGGCATATTCggatcctctacctctacatCCTCACCCTCAATCTCAGACTCCGACCCCGACTCCGACTCCGACTCCGActcctcaactgcatcaatatcAAGTGAAGAGGTGGAAGGCTCAACAGTATCGTGGGCGGTAACCTCAGGCGTCGACTGAGGAGAAACCTCAGTAGCAGTAACCTCAGGCGTCGAGAgagcaggaacctcagtagcaggaacctgagtagcaggaacctcagtagcaggGGCAGGAACCTCAGTATCAGGAACCTGAgtagcaggaacctcagtagcaggGGCAGGAACCTCAGTGGTCGCCTTCGGAGCCCCCTTCCTAGCCCGCTTCCGAGAAGTCGACACATCTGTATCATGATCACCTCGCCTATGAGAAGCGTGGAGATAGGCACGACGATCGGCCAACTCTTCAGACGATACCCTCTTAGTTTGCTTTGTCCTCGCCATAATCTATcagaaaaaataaggaaaacagATTAATAGCTATGTAATGAGTAACTAACTAGTTGAAGCAATCCACAAGTATACACAGTAAACtaatgttatgaaatttcaatacaattcaaataatgttatgaaattcaaatgtgAAATCTCAAGTTGGTTATGTCCTTAACCACTACCCTAAGATAGCCAAAAGCATGGAAATTATCTTCACCCCATTCATCTTATCATGAAAAACAATAACAGAAGCAATAGGAGAGACAGTACTGAATCTCTCAagtccgaatcttgaagtcctGGACCagtccgaatcttgaagtcctGAACCAGTCCGAATCTTCAAGATTCGGAGTACGAATATCCCCAAATTCGCACCTCAGAACCCCATATACCCCAGAAATCACAATAGGAATGAAATTTCACCAAATCAACTCATAAAAAGGGATTCGAAACCTAACCTAATCTGAAATACCTAAATTTGAAACCCTAAATTTGAAATTACAACACTAACTCATCAAAATACACATGATTCAAAATACACATGATTCTTGGTCGTGGATTCCAACAAATTACCTCAGTGTGGTCGGTTTTGAATCACAGATGATTCTTGGTTGCTTTTGGTCGTGATGTGTGGGTCGATTTGGGTGCCTCTGGGTCGCTTCTCCTGAACCAGTCCGAGAGTTGATGTTCTGTCCCGTTACAAATGTGAATCTGAATTGATAGTTTTGTTCTATTATTAACTGAGTCCGACATTTGAAAATTCGGAGGAGTCCGAATGTTATACATTCGGACTAAAACACGGAGGGGCAATattggtttttccccacttttaaatggggtggcaattctaaacccaggggtgggaaatctaattcccaagTAATTGCCAATCTTCTGGTTGGAGCCATACACCAGAATGGAGGAGTTAGAAAAACCACCACCTTGTAACCCAAATTGCAGCAAACCAGAGAGTTCTCCGTCGTCAACATGGTTCGACATGGAACTTCCACTGCCAACTACTACATCCTCAGAAACAGAGCCATTTCGACTGGACCAAGCTGTGTGCAGCCATGGCCTCTTCATGATGGCACCCAACAGCTGGGACCCACTCTCCAACACCCTCACTCGCCCACTGCGTCTTCACGACCAAGACACcgacccttcttcttcttcgccgTCGTTCATCGTTACAGTTTCTCAGCGCTCCGAATCCATCGCCGTCAGGGTTCATCATGGGACCCACTTGCTCTCCCCTCACGAAGTTCGCGCCTTGATGGTACCAACCTCCTTAACTGCCTCTTTGAATTCGTGGGTATTCATCGGAAAATTGATTTCTGTTGTTCTGTTTCGTTTTAGGCTCAGGTGTCGAGAATGCTGCGATTTTCCGAAGCGGAAGAGGAAGCTGTGAGAGGGTTCAGAAGCATGCCCCTTGATCATCACAATAGAAGCTTTGGTGGGAGGGTGTTTAGGTCTCCCACATTGTTTGAGGATATGGTGAAGTGCATTCTCCTCTGCAACTGCCAGTGAGTTATGCTCACTATGTGTTTGACATAATGCCTAAGCATGGTGATATAATAATTGAACCCAAAACTTTATAATCATATCCTTATCATTGTAATTATTACTATTGTAATTACTATGTTGAACTTGTTCTGTTGATAGTATTAGGACCCGTTTGgtagagcttatttgagcttatctaataacataagcgtttatgtcagtgtttgggagagcttatgcaaacagcttaaggcctatgaaaaagagcttatgcttatttatagtttattttcaatttattccaataaaatttttaaaatagcttatgaataagcgcttatgtcctaagctgtttttccaaacgggaccTTAATGGCTTAGAAAAGCTTACACTTCGGTTCTTTTGTTGATTCTGGTGTATCTTTTGTTCTTTGTGtgatttgttttcattttcaagtgATAACTTATGAAAACTTTCAGGTGGCCAAGGACTTTGAGCATGGCTCAGGCGCTTTGTGAGCTTCAGCTGGAACTGCAAAAAGGGTCACCTCATGATGCTGTTGCGGCCTCGGGCAATTTGAAAGTTAAGACCAGTGATTTCTCCCCCAAGACACCAGCTGCTAGAGAGACAGGGAGAAAGGGTGTTAATTCGTCTGGTGTTTCGAGAAAAGGCATGTTTGTGAAGAAGAAATTGGAGTTTGAACGGGATGATATTTCGCAAATGGATCATGTGTTGGAATCTCGTTCGAATGCGGCCTTGCTTCCAACAGATATAAATGGCAATGCAGGTCATGGTTGTAACTCTTGTCAAGCCACAGAAGAGCTTGATTCAGATGATACTTTCCCTGATGGAAGAGAGTATTTTAACCGCACTGGAAATTTTCCATCCCCAAGTGAGCTAGCGAACCTTGATGAGAGTTTTCTAGCAAACCGATGCAAACTTGGGTACAGAGCAAGTTATATAATAAAACTTGCCCGAGCCATTGTAGAAGGCAAAATTCAATTAAGACAACTTGAAGAACTCTCCGAAGGCGCAAGCTTATCAATTTATACACAACTTGATGATCAGCTGAAGCAAATTAAGGGGTTTGGCCCTTTTACTCGTGCCAATGTTCTTATGTGTATGGGGTATTACCATGTCATTCCAACTGATTCTGAAACTATTAGACATTTGAAACAGGTGCTGTGTTCTTGATTTTCCTGTCTAATTTTGTCTTCCCTTTATTTATAAACATATTTGATATGCATGAGATGAGTTAATGCAGGTTCATTCAAGAAACTCGACCTCTAGAACAATTGAGAGAGATGTAGAAGAAATTTATGGAAAGTATGAGCCCTATCAGTTCCTGGCCTACTGGTAAGTAACTATGTAGCCAAATCTACAAACTACCTTTATGGCTTTATGTTCTCAAGAACTGTCTTTATGCTCTAATGTTATAGTGTCTTTGGGATTTTATAAAGGATCTCATCAATCAATGCGAGTTTCCTCACTCAGTTCTACCTATGAATATGATCAGGTCTGAAATATGGGACTTCTACGAAAGAAGGTTTGGGAAGATGAACGAAATGCATTCTTCTGAATATAAACTTATAACCGCTGCTAATATGAGAAGCGCGGGTAAAAGCCCAAGTAAGAGAAAGAGAGCAACCTGAAAGTGCCAATGATGCAGTCCTCTCCACATGTgagttcaatttttctttttgagaTTATATACCTACTAGAACAAGCTGCTTGGGAATCATTTAGAAGAAATTTGTTCGTTTGAGACCAATGAGGCTGAAAGTAACAGCAGTTTGATCAGGAAAGCTCACTTGCAAACTTGTTAAACAATTGAAAGGGATTCGATATCTCATTTCAATTTCTGGGCTACGGTGATAGCAGCAAACTGTTGTCAGCGGACTTGACAAAAGTGCACCGAAGATCACTGTTATTTTCTATAACAGTGATCAAAAGATAATCGAGAAAGCAGTATTTGAAATCAAATATACATGATTtgtatcaataaaaaaaaatacatgatttGTCAATAAATCTTTCCTTAAATAGATATTCTACTGGGAATCTTATGAAACTCATCATAAACCACATTTTTTTCAGAACCAAGTATTCTACCAAGGACTGGGACTGGGAGTGAACCACAAACTTCGCCATAACTGTTTTTCTAAGGAAAGATTGCTATTTAATGGTTGAATTGTCTTTTCCTTTAAATAGAAGACCCCGAGACAAGGGTTAATGAGGTGATGAAGcgagaaaaaaacacaattgTCTACTCCGATGAACTTTGGTGGGGCATTAAGGTTTGCGGTGGAGATAACTCGAACCCCAGCGCGATCCACAAATAAGACACGACCACTCAAACTATGGACCTCTATCCATCTTGGGCCACTCATGTCCAACTTAAAGATGAGAAAGTCTTCTATCTCATAGTCATGGCTCATGTACTTGCATCTGAAAAGAACTAACAACACTTCCCCACACGTAGGGTCTCTTGCCAGCCTATGCATATTTACTCTTTCTCCATCACTATCAAGCTTTGGTAACTGCATAACCAACCTTTCAGCCGTAATGGCATTGAGATCTTCAAGATTGAAAATAGTCACAAAATCTTCATTCATAGCATATAATTTCCATCCAAGAAGCATTATATCCTTGACTTCAAAACGTGACTCAATTGTTTCAATGCGAGACCATGACTTGTCATTGTCGACCCTGCAAAAACAGAGCTGTGGGATCGATCCATCTTTATCATCAGCAGAATATAAAGATATCACCACCAAATAGCTTTGAGAAGAGAAGGCAACTCTAAGATTATAAGGAATCGTATGCCCTGGTGGTAATTGTGGGAGTTTATAACTTTCACTAGAAACTGGATTGAAAATCCATAACAAATTATTACAAATGCTTTGGAACATCAACCACCCCTCTTCTTCTGACCTAAGAGATGCAAAGTGACCTTTCCCGACATGAGTTGGGACCCTAAGCAGACGGTTGTCCCGTGTGATGTCGTCGAAAAGGGTAGTGGGATCTCCAGTATTGCAAAGAAGAGTGGGTGGAAGCAACAGCCGGGCTGGGAACCGAGGAGTAGGTGGACCTTTGTTCTTGATTGCACCGTTAACTATACTACGCCATCCACGACACACTAGTCGACACTTAAGGTAGTCCCTTCGGTCTAAACTCCGTAGAACCAATTCCAACAATTCTGCTTGCATATCTGACCAACCGCTGGTCTCTTGTTTTCCCCCCATGCTTTATGAGATACTGAATCAGTTCCTTAGACTTTCCCCGTTCTTGCCTTCAGTTCTACCTTGATTACCACTAAActaacaatttttttactaatattgttttttttttaaggttaATATTGTTATTGTTATAAAAACACAGCTGAAATcaccataatatatatatatatatatatatatatatatatatatatatatatctatacaacccgtcaaaaaaaaaatatatatctttacaaagtttacatctatatctatatctgaAAAGGAGTGATTTCAAATTCCTttttttagatcatgcaatgtTTTTTAAGAAAAAGTTACGCCCGGATTCAAACAGATTTTGTATGTCTtatcttattttattatataataacattgttgtatttttattaaaaatatttttttatgataatgACGTGTTTTTTAGTTAGATTTcatgaaaaattatttatagTATTTTCCTGATTAATtggaaatcttttttttttgaagacagaaacccttttttttttacagggaCAGAAACCCTTTCTTATTGTTCTTTGAAGATTTTTAAAAGATTTACATACTAATAACTTCTCCGTAATAGATAATGAGAATAGATACATTTAAGATTTATTCTCATTCAAATTAAAtagatttattttttgaaaagagaTGATAATGATATTTATATAAGAAACCAGAATAGAGACAAGAGGAGAATATTTGGATTCGAGAGAGAAATATTTTGAGCGGATATTGTATaagctatttaaaaaaaatatatactaaAAAATAGACTATAATAAATGGTTACACTCACACATAATCACACTTATTGGtagataatttttaaaattaaaattaagagaAACAATCGTTTTTTTGAAAAGtgttttgtattttaatttttattatttaataccaaaattttaaattcaaataaagataaatatATCCAAAAAAATCATTAATGGTCACCCTTATCTCTTAATGCGTTGATTGTAGGATGAAATAATATTAGTCTGATAGCTACCGGTTGTGGGATCCCatatctaataaaaaaaaagataaatatatcttctttctcaaaatcttatctcatatttaaaaagatttttatcatcttaaaataAAGTTATGAACAACATTTCGTTTATTTATCATTCTATTAATAACATGACTTCACATCACACTCATTACCACTTCTTTCTCAGCTTACATTGGGAAAAAAAATTAGCTTGTTAACACAACACCATTAATTTCTTAGTTCATACACAACATGGCCTCTTCAAGCTTGTTACTTCTTATTCTTCTGCTTGTGAGCTCTTACATTGTCCTTTGTGCTGCTGTTGATAGCTCCAACCAAGACTTTCAGAATCTCAACAACAGTATGCTCCTCACCCTGTCCCATGACAACTCAGGATTCGAGTCCAATAATGAATACTTGTTGCTGGTCCCAGGAAACTCTGCAGCTGGCACTGtcgtttttttctttatttttgtttttcttgcttttattttctttcaattcCTCATCTTTTCTCTTATCTTGCTCCTTTTCATTCTCAATCCTTTTCTCTTCATTTTGTTTCTCTCAGTTTTTCTCTTCCTCACTTTGTTTTCTCTTGTAAAGAAGTGATTCTGAATTTCTAGAGTTTTCTAGAGAGTGTCAAAACAAATTTGTTGTTATATTCATCATGATCTTTCTATAATTTTAGAGAAAAGTTCATTACCCTTGTTTATGGTAGAAGTTCAATTTAATCTATAAGGTCAATTTATTCTGAATTTTCTGCATTGTTATTATGTTATTgcttttttttaaaagcaaaatcttttattgaataaaaagtCGAGATACAAAATCCTCTCGATAATGGAATAATTACAATGACACAAACAACAACCGTAAACAATGATCGCAAATAAATAATGACTGTAAACAACGACCGCAAACAACGAATGAATAAACACGAAACCTCTAAGTTGCATTCAGCATATAGTTTCAAGTTTAATTACATTCTATAATCAAAAGCAAATTAGCCCATTGTTAAAAGCAATAGTCTTTTTAATCTATAAGGTCAACTTTTTTAGGTAAATTCATGTGACGACCCACATTGAGCTTTAGCTCTTATTACTTTATTCCTAGTTTACTTAGTCTTTTTCTTATTAGTTCTAGCTAAGATTTTGCTTGATTGGGAATTTCACTCTTATCGATTTACTAGAAAAAATCTAGGCCTATGTTTGGATACTTGTTGTCACGAGTATAAATAGATGTCGCCACTCACTTCTCACTTCGACTcaaaaagtaaataaaactCTTCTTATGAATGAGAATGAATGTTCGTTTAAATTGCACCTGCAAGGAAGCATATTGTTTGAAAATATGGTGAAGTGCATTCTCCTCTGCAACTGCCAGTGAGTCATGTTCACTTTGTGTTTGACATAATGCCTAAGCAtggtgttttttttatatttaaaaagtatTAACTACAGCTGAAATAATAATTGAACCCGAAAATTTCTTATCTTGATGCCATTGTGGAAGGAAAAATTCAATTAAGACAACTTAAAGAAGTTTCC contains:
- the LOC130725668 gene encoding uncharacterized protein LOC130725668, with amino-acid sequence MGGKQETSGWSDMQAELLELVLRSLDRRDYLKCRLVCRGWRSIVNGAIKNKGPPTPRFPARLLLPPTLLCNTGDPTTLFDDITRDNRLLRVPTHVGKGHFASLRSEEEGWLMFQSICNNLLWIFNPVSSESYKLPQLPPGHTIPYNLRVAFSSQSYLVVISLYSADDKDGSIPQLCFCRVDNDKSWSRIETIESRFEVKDIMLLGWKLYAMNEDFVTIFNLEDLNAITAERLVMQLPKLDSDGERVNMHRLARDPTCGEVLLVLFRCKYMSHDYEIEDFLIFKLDMSGPRWIEVHSLSGRVLFVDRAGVRVISTANLNAPPKFIGVDNCVFFSLHHLINPCLGVFYLKEKTIQPLNSNLSLEKQLWRSLWFTPSPSPW